Proteins encoded within one genomic window of Ranitomeya variabilis isolate aRanVar5 chromosome 4, aRanVar5.hap1, whole genome shotgun sequence:
- the LOC143767095 gene encoding gastrula zinc finger protein XlCGF66.1-like has protein sequence MDMDRDKMVEKILHLTLEILFRLTGEDYTVVKKTSSERCQDPVSEGLGSTLSPVTGPPPHLIHEDINDQKILELTYKMIELLNGEVPIRCQDVAVYFSMEEWEYLEGHKDLYNNFMMEPLTSPGNRTKYTRQ, from the exons atggatatggacagagataagatggtggagaagatattacacctcaccctagagatcctcttccggcttacaggagag gattacacagtagtgaagaagacctctagtgagcgctgtcaggaccctgtgtctgagggattgggAAGTACCCTGAGCCcagtcacggggcctccacctcacctgatacatgaggacatcaatgaccagaagatcctagaactcacctacaagatgattgagctactgaatggagag GTTCCTATTagatgtcaggatgtcgccgtctatttctccatggaggagtgggagtatttagaaggacacaaagatctgtacaataaCTTCATGAtggagcccctcacatctccaggtaataggactaaatacacacgacaATAA